The sequence ACATGGAGTAGATTAATAAGTCGTAAATATGCCAAGGAAGTAAAGGACTGGGCTCTACTGACTATTAATAGGAATAAAAACAAAGGAAAAAGAAAACAAAGGTATTTGATTAGTTTGTAAATGCAGTTATGATATGCGGAGTAGGGGTGAACATTGTTTGGGGCCGGGGCCGGGATTTGAACCCGGGTTCACGGGCTCCACAGGCCCGCATGCTTTCCAGGCTGCACCACCCCGGCACGGTGTTCCTATTATTCATGCTTTTAAGTTTTTGTCCTTAATATCTCCGTATATTTGGGCATTTTTGGTTTTGCTGTTGCCTTATTGTTTTTGTCCTATTTTTATTGGAGCCTTCTAACGTTTCTCACGTAATATATTGCGTATGTTCCTCATCATTACAATCTATGTAAATATTATCTCTTTGGTGCCTAGTGGTTTTTATCCAACGATGTACCTTTAACATGATCAATAAGTCGCTGCATTTGTACCTTAGTTAAGGATTTAGGAATTTAGGGTTACTGGTTGTCTTGATCGTTTTGCCTTTGTAGAATGGTTTAAATACCCAATTTTGTCCATCGTTTGCGGTATGAATGAGGAGATTCAGGAATACGTGGTTTTGGTAAACTTCCTATTCATAGTAATGACTGCCATATATGTATTGGTGCCTCAGTTAATACTGTTGTTTACTAACTCGGTCGTTGCAGTGGCGATTGGCACGATTGTATGGACGCTGCTTGCTTATACTCTTGTAACGAGGCGTGGGCTCTGGGCATTGATATATGCAAAGGTACATAGTGCCCTAACTGGGATCAAGGTCATTGGCATCACTAGGGTTGAGCGCATGTTATTGGTACCATACGTCATTACCTACGCCATTGATTTACTGCTTTCAGTGCTCATTAGTAATCCATTGGCTAGTATTGCTCTTAGAATCATCTCCGCATCTCCATTGATCATAATGATCATGGAGTTTGCCATAATGCCCCGCTTAATTACCAATAATGGTTTAGAGCAATATTAAGCTGAGTTGCATTTTACCTATTGGTTGCATTCAAAACTATGGTTTGTGATGGACTTCCTTAATAATTCCTCTGTGAGCCTGATGATGCTGCTATTCACGTCATTAATTTCCCTGAGGGAGTTATGCGCGTTGCTCAGCATTTCAATTCCTTCACACACCCTCCTTTTATACGGTCTCTCCCTTATCAATGCCCTATATTTGCTCATTGCCTCCTCACCCTCATTGCGATTACCCACCTTGAATGCCGCAATGGCTAGGCTAAGCCAGGTATATGCATAACCCGGCTCCCTTCTCGCTGATTCCTTGAACAACTTGTACGCTAGTTCATACCTACCTAGCTTAAAGGCGCACCAGCCTCCCCAAAGTAGGTCCTGCGGATCATCATGCCCCAGGTAAAGTTGTAATGCCCTCTCATAGGCACCCAGGGAACCCTCCCTATTCCCTATCGCCTCAAGGCATATGGCTAATCCATGCCATGCACCCGGACTCTCAGGGCAATACGCAAGGTACTCCCTGTATAGTGTCACTCCGTATGAATACTCCATTAGGCATATCGACGCCTCGGCGGCTTCATAAAGTGCCCTGCAGTATTCCGCACTCACCGCACTAGGATACACACCCTATTTAAAAGAATAACCACAACAACATCATCACGACACATCCAGGACGGAAAACACATTACTTGCCCTAACTGCTGTTAATCGTTGTTAATGCATGACGGGAGTCGTTGCTTTCCACGGCATCCCATGGCGGTATGTACCTACTTATTTCATTACCATAAACTACACCCAAAACCTCATTGATCCTCCTCCCCAGCTCATCCATGTTATTGGCTATGATGTTTACATGGCCCATTTTACGCCTTGGCTTGACCTTTGTCTTCCCATACCACCAAACGCTGGTTCCTGGTATCATCAATACCCTCCTGATTAAGTCGTCGCCGTACGGTACACCGAGCATGTTTACGATAGCAGAGGGCTTCAGCAATTCAGTAGGGCCTATGGGCATGCCTAGGATTGCCCTGATGTGGTTCTCGAATTGACTCACAGCCGCACCCATTAACGTCCAATGCCCCGAGTTATGAACACGGGGTGCAAATTCATTAATCAGTACCTCGCCGTTTCTAGTCACGAAGAACTCAACGGTAAGGACGCCTACGTAATCCAGGGTATTGGCAAGCCCTATAGCTAACTCCCTAGCATTATTGGCCGTCTCATCATCGATCCTCGCAGGTGATATACTATAGAGGAGTATTCCGTTGTGGTGGTGATTCTCGGTCACGGGATACGTGAGGACATGGCCGTCACTTGACCTAACGAGTATCACCGACACCTCCCTATGAATGTCCACGAATTCCTCAGCTAATAATGGGAATTCCCTGGGTACCCTATTGGCATCGTCATCATTCATTACGTAGTACTGGCCCTTACCGTCATAGGCACCACGAGGTACCTTAAAGACCACCCTACCGAATCGCCTAATTGCCCTATTCACATCCTCCACATTGTTAATAATCATGAAACTGGGTGTTGGAAAGCCATTGTCCCTAAGGAAGGACTTCTCAATTATCTTATCCTGCTTTAGCCGTATTGTTAATGAACCAGGTCTCAATTTACCATCCTCCTCAGCCATCTTTATGGCGCTTGGGTTAACATGCTCGAATTCAAAGGTAACAATGTCTGACCTATTCACAAGCTCCATCCAGGAATCACCGATGTACCTACCATCCGAGGCACCGAGGGCTGGTGCCTGTGGATCCTCATCGTGAACCAGGAACTTTACCCCTAATTTCCTGCCCTCCAGGATCATCATTAGGCCCAGCTGCCCACCGCCCAGTATGCCCACTACCTTACTCATACCTGAGCACCGTGTTCAATACGTCTCTCTTCATCGAATCCATGAGTTCCACAACCCTTGCCCTGAACTCGGGGTACTTAATGCCCAGTATCCTGGCTGCGAGTAAGGCCGCGTTCTTGGCGTTGCCGATTGCCACGGTGGCCACTGGAGTGCCGTAGGGCATCTGGACTATGGATAGTAATGAGTCGAGGCCATTTAGGTGCTTGCTGGGTATTGGTACCCCTATCACGGGTAATGGTGTTAGTGCCGCCGTCATGCCCGGCAGGTGCGCAGCTCCACCTGCGCCTGCGATTACCACCTCTAAGCCATTATTAATCGCGGATTTCGCGTAATCAAACATTAACTCAGGCGTTCTATGGGCTGACACAACCCTTGCCTCGTTTGGTATGCCCAATTGGTTTAGTAGTTCCACGGCCTCCCTCATCACGTCCCAGTCATTTTTACTGCCCATTATCACGCCCACGAGTGGTTTTGTGCTCATTATGGTTATTGTTTAAAGAAAACTTTTAAAAGTATTTTTTCATTATTAACCGTAGTATGCCCGTGTATTGTTTAAATAAAGAATTAAATGAGGTGCCAACACATGCCCCTCAGCGATAATGAGAGGACCATCATTAGGAAATACCTGGATAGGGAACCAACACAGACCGAGTGGTTGGTGTTTGATGCTGAGTGGAGCGAGCACTGCTCATACAAGAGTAGCAGGAGGTTTCTCAAGCTACTACCCAGCGAGGCACCGCACGTACTTAGGGGACCTGGCCTTGACGCCCCACTAATTCGCGTAGGGAATCTAGTGGTTAGCTTCAAGATAGAGAGCCATAATCATCCATCTGCCGTGGATCCCTACGACGGTGCCGCAACAGGCGTCGGCGGCATAGTGAGGGATATACTGACCACGGGATTAAGGCCCATCGCGTTAATGGACAACCTACACTTCGGCCAATTGAATAATCCCCACGCCCAATGGCTAATGAGAAACGTCATTAGGGGGATCTCGGACTATGGAAATAGGATCGGAGTGCCTGTAGTTGCTGGCGAGGTGTGGTTTGATGAATCGTTCACCACTAACCCAATAGTCCTGGTGACGTGCATCGGTGCTGGTAGGCTGGAGGATGCCGTGATGGGTGAGGCAAGCCCTGGTGATTTAGTCCTGGTGATCGGCAATGACGTGGGCAGGGACGGCATGCTCGGCAGCTCCTTCGCCTCTAAGGTACTGGATAAGTCGAGAGACGAAATAGGCGCTGTGCAGGTGGGTAATCCGCTACTTGAGAAGTTATTGATTGATGCAATAATCGAGTTAAGGAACGGCGGTTTGGTTAGGGCTATTAAGGACGTGGGCGGCGGGGGTTTGGCCACTGCATTGAGTGAACTTGCTGATCAATTTGGCCTTGGTATTGAGATCCACCTGGATAGAATTAGGACAAGGGAGAATATAATGCCTGAGGAGATCCTGGTCTCTGAGTCCCAGGAGAGGGTGGTTATTGTGATAAGTAGAGATAAGTTAAAGGAAGCTGAGGAGGTGCTGAGGAGGTACGGTGTTGGTTATGACGCAATTGGTGCATTAACGGGTAATAACAGGTTTGTGGCTTACTATGGGAATGAGGTGGTTGTTGACTTACCAATAAAGTTCATAACGCATGCACCGGAGACTAATTACGAGTTTAGGGAACCGCAGTACCTAAATGGGTTGAGGGTTATCCCTGAGCTACCCGAGGTGCCGCTCAATGAGGCGCTACTTAGGGTATTGAGTAGTCCCAACATTGCATCGAAGGAACATGTATTCAGTCTGTATGATTATGAGGTTGGTGTTAGGACAGTGATTAAGCCAGGTAGGGCCGGTGCAGCAGTGCTTAGGCTCCTTGATATTGATGGAGGTGATGGTAAGTTGGGAATTGCCGTGAAGGCTGATGCGAACCCGAGGTACTCGTTCCTTGATCCATTCATTGGAGCCGCCAATTCCCTGGCCAAGGCCTATAGGAATGTGGTTGCCGTTGGTGCGGAGCCCCTGGCCGTCGTTGACTCAATAAACGTGGGCAACCCCGAGAAGCCCGATAGGTATTGGTACTTCGTGAACTCAGTAATGGGTCTTGCCTGGATTGCCCGTGAACTCAACATACCAATAGTGGGTGGCAAGGTTAGTTTCTATAATGAGGATTCCAAGGGCAATGTCATTAAGCCCGTGGTTGCCGTGGCCGCGTTAGGCCGGGTGGATGATGTGGATAAGGTTGTAGATGGCGGGCTCGTTGATGGCGGTTCATTAATAGTCATAGGTGATACGGCAATGGACATAGGTGGTTCTGAATATCTTTATGCCGTTCATGGTATTGTCAGGGGCATGCCGCCGAGGCCTAGACCTAGGGATGAGGTTAGGAATTCCAGGGCTGTCCTTAGGTTGATACGGGAGGGCTTGGTGAGGGCCGCCATGGACGTGGGCGTTGGTGGTTTATTAACTACCCTGAGTAAGATGGCTTTGATTAATGGGGTTGGCCTTAGTGTTGATTTGTCTAGGGTGCCCACTGGGGATTGTTACCTTGACCCAACCATGGTTGCCTTCTCAGAAACCAATGCAAGGTACGTAGTGGAGGTTAGTGAGGGTGACCTCGGTGAGGCAATGGGCATTCTCCAGAACCTCAACGTGCCATTTTCTGTGATTGGTAGGTCAAGTGGTAGTGGTATTATCGTTCGTTGGGGCTCCCGGGAATTAATAACATTGAGGCTCGACGACCTGGCAAGTGCCTATTATCCGCAGTGGGGTGACCTGTAGTGTGCGGTATCTGGGCTTACCTGGGTCTCAATGCCGGCGGTAATGCCGCTAAACTGATACCATGGCTGATACATAGGGGTCAGGAGGGCGTCTCGTTCGCATGCCATGTAAACGGCGGGATCCTCAAGCTTAATGATGCATCTACCGTTAAATCAACACTGTGCCTTGGGCATGCTAGGTATAGTACGAGTGGTCCATATGGCGTTGAGCTTCAGCCTATCGTGATTGGCAATGACTTTGCCCTGGTATTTAATGGCACAATAAGTAATTACATTGAATTAATCAAGAGGTTGAGGGATCTTGGTGTCGATATTAGGACAAACTATGATGCCTTGGTTTTGGCTCATTACGTGAGGGAATTACTTACTAGGCTGGGTGTTGATGGTGGCGTCAATGAACTTTTCCGCACACTCCGTGGCGGCTACTCCATAATAATCATTTGGAGAGACTCCTTAATGGTGGTTAGGGATCCCTGGGGCATTAGGCCTCTTGCCATTGGTAGTGATGGTAATGGCATAGCCATAGCGTCGGAGACGGCGGCGCTTGAGGCCTTGGGCATGAATTGGCGTGAGGTGGAGCCTGGTAAGGCCCTGGTACTGCATGGATCAGGCGGGGAGTACTGGGTTGAGGGTCCTAGGGTTAGGAGGGCCCATTGTGCGCTTGAGTACATATACTTCCTAAGGCCTGATTCTCACTTTAATGGTATTAGTGTTTATGATGCTAGGCGGAGGCTTGGCATGGCACTGGCCCGTAAGGAGAAAAACCATGATATTGACCTTGTGACTCCTGTGCCGGAGACCGCTAGGATTGCGGCGGAGGCCTATGCGGAGGGTATTGGTAAGCCAATACATGAGTTGATAATTAAGAATAGGTATGTTGGTCGTGGTTTTATCAAGCCTCCCAGTGAGAGGTCTGTGAATATGTATAATGTGATTAGGGATGTAGTTAGGGGTAGGTCTATAGCCCTTGTTGATGACTCCATTATAAGGGGTGATACCCTCGAGAAAGTTTTGCCTAGGTTCAGGAGGACGGGGGCAAGGTCCATACATGTCAGGGTTTCTTCACCGCCAATCAGGTACCCATGTTTCATGGGCATGGATTTCCCAACGAGGAGTGAGTTAGTGGCCCACGGCAGATCAGTAGATGAGGTTAGGGATCACCTCGGTGCTGATTCCCTGGTTTACTTAACGGTTGACGAACTCATGGATGCCATAGGAACCACCGAGCTTTGTACTGCGTGCTTCACTGGTAATTATCCATTCAATATCAACATTGACGAGACAGAGAAGGCATTCTCTGGGGATAGGGTATGGGAGTCTCAGGCTTTGTAGGCGTGATTTCCTTCCACGAAGGGTGGGACGTGAGCAAGATACTTAGGTATGCACTACCTGTGCTTAGGCACAGGGGTAATGATACTGCCTGGGCTGCCCTACTAAGCAGTGATAGTAGGTTCGTTATACAGGAAGTTAAGGAGGACAGCAATATCCCAAGTGGTTGGGCAGGGCTTCTGTGTCTATACACCAATGAGGCATCAAGGGGCCTTGTTAAGTGCGGTAATACCGATATTGCCTATTGCGTCGAGGGCGTTGTAGTGAAACCCACGGAGGTATGCAAGTTGGTTAACGGTGATGGCGAGGCCCCTGCCTACACGTCCCTCGTGGCCTTGACCAGCTACGGTGAGTTAATAGCCTATCGACCCGTCACTGGATTGAGGAACCTAGTCCTCGGTGCCTACGGCTTCGACCTAGCCATGATATCCAACGAGAGTTCCGCCATAAATGCACTGGGTGGTGAAGTAAGGCTCTTTGTCGAACCTGGATCCATAGTAAAAGCCAGTAAGTTAAACCTATCGATAGGTAGGTTCACGGACAATACCCGCAGTAAACTATGTGTCATGGAGTTCATATACCTATCGAGGCCTGATTCCGAGGTAGATGGGCACCCTGTCTATGAATTTAGGAAGGCGTTGGCTAGGAGACTGGCCCTTAGGTTGATGAATAGGGTTGATGCAGATCTCGTTATCGGAATGCCCGAGACCGGTATAATTTATGGAATTAAGGCCGCTGAGACCCTGAGGAAGCCCTTTGAGTATGCTCTTCTTAATATCGAGAGACGCAGATCGGCGCTGAGAGACGACTTACTGGACAAGGTATCCTCCGTGCACCTAAAGCTCAGTCCAGTAATTAGTGCGATTAGAGGCAGGAGAATTCTATTGGTTGATGATTCGTTACTTACGGGAATATCCATTAAGGAGGCATCACAGGTGCTTAGGCACAGGGCTGGGGCTAGGGAGGTCCACGTCGCCATAGCTAGCCCAAGGATCATTAGAAGTTGTCCCTACGGTATTGACATGCCTCCAGACAATCAACTACTTGCCAATGCCTTCAGTAATTATGCCGATGCCCAGAGGGTTCTTGAGGTTGATTCATTGACGTGGTTGAGCCTTGATGATCTATACGCCACGGCTGATGAGGCAGGCATAGACAGGGATCACCTGTGCACCTATTGTCTCAAGGGTGATAAACATGAGCTGGACCTATGAGAGGGCTGGGGTTAGCCTAGGTAAGCATGAGGAAATGCATGTGATGGCTCACGATGTTATACGTGATGCAGCAAGTAGATTAGGCATTACATTGATGGAGGGTGGCTTCACTAGGTCTATGCAGCTTGACAATCATGAAATAACACTGCACACTGATGGTGTCGGTACTAAGTCCATGATTGCGTGGACCACGGGCAGATTGGAGGTGCTTGGTTGGGATTGCGTTATTGGTAATGTTAATGACATAGCCTGTGACGGCTTTACACCCATTGCACTTACTGACTATATAGCCATATCCGGTAATGATGCGGATGCCGTACGCAAAGTCCTCAGTGGTATTAGGGACGCAGCCCTAGCGGTTAAGGCTGCCCTCTTGGGTGGTGAGACGGCCATAATGCCTGACCTGGTCAATGGAATTGACGTATCATGCACAGTACTCGGTATTAAGAACACTGGGAATTATGAAATGACGAAGGCTGGTGATATAGTTATTGGTATTGAGTCCAGTGGGTTGCACATGAATGGGTATACGCTTGCCCGTAAGGTTTTACTGGGCAGGTATGGCCTGGAGGATGAGATTTGCGGTGATAAATTAGTTAACTGGCTTCTAAGGCCCACTGCCTACTATGGGGACTTACTGATTAGACTCTATGGCGGTGGCTTAATTAAATCGGCTGTTCATGTGACCGGTGGAGGCTTCACCAAGATGAGGAGAGCAATTGGTGATTTAGGTGTTGAGCTAGAGGTGCCTGAACCGCCATGTATATTTAAGGTCATTAGGGAGACGGGCAATATTGAGTGGGGCGAGATGTATAGGGTGTTTAATATGGGTATTGGTCTTATGGTGATGACAAGTGAGGAACGCGTGGATGATGCTGTTAGGGTGATCAGGAGTTCGGGCTTTAATTACTGGGTTCTTGGAAGGGTGGTTGATGGTGGCGGGATTAATATTTCAATGAATAATGGTGTTAAGTTACGTGTTTAATGGCACACCGAGTATTTTATTCATTTCCTCATAGGATTTGACTAAGTCCATGGCTGAAGCGCCCTTCCTGAATAATTCCTTATCTAAGTGTCTGCCATTGATTAGTACCCTCATGGTATCGCCGCTTAATTCATCAGCAAGAACCAGGTTATTTGACTTATCAAATCCAAACTCCAGTTTAAAGTCCACGAGCATCAATCCCCTACTCACCATGTAATCGCTTAAAATCTCATTAACCCTTAATGCAATGCTTATTATTTCATTCAATTGCTCCTGACCCGCCAACCCGGCCTCTATTATATCGTCAGTGGTTATTAATGGATCATGAAGTTCGTCACTCTTCAGGTGAAACTCAACGAGGGGTTTGCTGAACTTCGTCATTGGCTTCATTAGGGGCATCCTCTTTAGGAACGAACCATAGGCGTAATTCCTAACAATAACCTCTATCGGTATCATCCTGAGTTCCCTCACCAGTATTTTCCTGTCGCCATCCCAATCAACCAAGTGATTCCTAATGCCATGCCTACCCAGTAATCCCATGAGGAATGCCGTCTGGGCCGCGGCTAACCTACCCTTACCCGGCGCGTGCTCTTTCCTGGCGCCGTCGAATGCCGTGACTTCATCCTTGAATTCCATAACGAGGAACTCATTATCAACCCTGTAAACCCTCTTGGCCTTACCCTCGTAAATTAACTCCCCGGTCCAGTTACTGGCCATACTCAGTAATGATTTCTTCTTGTTATTTAAGGTTTACTTAATTAATTAAATAAATACCCTGGATTATATTGGTAATTTCTTCCTGTATTATTTAATTAATTATTTAAATAATATGTTTAATAATTTAATTGAATAATTTAAGGGAAACAATTATTAAGGCTGTAACGCGATTATTTAATCAACTATGATAAGGAGCAAGGTCCTAATTGTGGGCGATGGCGCCAGGGAGCACGCCCTAGCTGCAAGGCTTAGTTTGAGCGTTCACGAACCAAGGATAAGCGCATTGGTTGTGCATGAAAATCCAGGGATTAGGAGGATCGTTGAGAGGAGCGGCGGTGAGTTAGTGAAGTCTGGACTGGACCCAAGGGGCCTGGTTGAAGCCGTTAATAGGGTTAACCCTGACCTAGTGGTAATTGGACCCGAGGAACCTCAGTTTGCCGGTGTTGCCGATAAGGCCGCTGAACTGGGTATACCAACCTTTGGGGTCCCTAGGTCTTTAGCCATGATAGAGCAGAGCAAGGCCTTCGCAAGAGCCTTAATGTGGAAGTACAGGATACCCGGTAGGATTGCCTTTAGGGCATTTAGGGATATTAACGAGGCGCTTCATTACATATCCAGCGCAGGCTCCGTTGCGATAAAACCAGCCAGACAGAGCGGTGGTAAGGGAGTTAGGGTGTTTTGGGATAGACTGGCCTACCTTAGAGATGGCGTTAATGAGGCTAAGGTATCCCAGGTACTTGCTGTATCCAGGGATATGGCCGCCTACGACGATATTGACGCGCGTATCGTTGTTGAGGAGGCCGTAACAGGCGTCGAGTATACAGTGCAAGTGATAAGTGACGGTAAATCCATTATTGCGTTACCGCCAATTCAGGACAACCCACACGTATTCGATTATGATGTAGGCCCTGAGTGCGGTGGAATGGGCGCCATAGTGGGTCCAGGTTCATCACTACCCTTCCTAACCCAGGAGGAGTATGAGGAAAGCGTAGAAATAACTAGGAAGTCATTGGATGCACTACAGCGTGAGACCGGGCTTAGGTATGTTGGTGTGTTGGGTGGCCAATTCATGCTCACCACATACGGACCGACGCTCATTGAGTACTACAGCAGGTTCGGTGACCCTGAAGTCTTAAACGCATTGGCGATGCTCAATGATGATTTGCTCGAAATAATGGAGGCAACCGTGGATGGCAGATTATCAAGCATAAAGTACTCATTTAAGAGGAGTGCTGTGGCCATTTCAAAGGCCGTGGCACCCATGGGCTACCCACACAATAGGGACTTGGCTCGTGGCAGATCAATAACTATCGATATTGATAGAATAAGGAAGTTGGGTTGTGAGGTTTACTTTGGGTCGGTTATCGAGGAGGACGGACTTTACAAGACCCTGGGCTCAAGGGCAGTGGAGGTTCTAGCCGTGGGTAATACATATAGGGAGACCTATGAAAAAATCGAGAATTGCATAGCCCATATCAAGTCGCCGGATTGGCAACTAATACATAGGCGGGATATAGGGAGCAGGGAATTAATTGAGAGGAGGGTGAAGGAAGCCGAGCGCGTCAGGGCAGTTTATAAGTGGAGGAGGAGTCATGGGCTGGGCAGGGTAAGAATTGACTGGGTACCTGGTGGCGAAATCACCGTATATGACTACACATAAGGGTACGCTACTGGATATGCCGTATCACAATATATTAAGACTCCCTGCTTCATTGCTCCACCTTGCCCCTGGAGTGTTTGCCCCAGAGGTAGAGGGCGAGGCTCTGCAGTTAGGCTGGCTCCTAGTCCCATGCTTTGGGATACTAATGCTCGCGTTCAGGACCCTATAATCAGCAAAACGTCTTGTAATGGATTCCGTATCAGTGCCATTGATGCTCTTAATAGAGTGATTCCTACTTTCCCGGTTAATTTCCATTTTTCCTGAATAGTGAACCGTCGTCAAATATTTATTTGCATAACTCCGCTAATGGCCATCAATGCTTAACAACCCACTATTTACCCATATGATATTTCATGAAATGTTATTAAATGGCGAAAAACTGGTAATACATAGTTAGGCATAGATAACTATAGTAACATTGAGTTATACATTAGTTACTAACTTTACAAGCACAAGTCAAATTAATTCTGTGAAATCATCAAAACCGATGAGCACAGGCAACAATCCCTTTAAACTACTGGATGACATAAGCATGAGATCCTTCCACCTTAAGTACATGTTAGTAGCTGCCATGGGCACCTTCACTGATGGTTACGACCTATCAACATTAGGTGTTGTACTGCCCTATGTGTTAATGAGTTATGGAATATCGAGCCTGAAGTCACCAGCTGGGGTTTTCTGGTCAATATGGCTGAACGCATTACCCGTGTTCGGCTTCTTCATGGGTGCACCACTGTTTGGTTACCTAAGTAAACTAGGTAGAAAGACATTCTACGGGTGGGATGCACTATTGATGGCCGTAGGTGCAGCACTTCAACCCTT is a genomic window of Vulcanisaeta souniana JCM 11219 containing:
- the purD gene encoding phosphoribosylamine--glycine ligase, with product MIRSKVLIVGDGAREHALAARLSLSVHEPRISALVVHENPGIRRIVERSGGELVKSGLDPRGLVEAVNRVNPDLVVIGPEEPQFAGVADKAAELGIPTFGVPRSLAMIEQSKAFARALMWKYRIPGRIAFRAFRDINEALHYISSAGSVAIKPARQSGGKGVRVFWDRLAYLRDGVNEAKVSQVLAVSRDMAAYDDIDARIVVEEAVTGVEYTVQVISDGKSIIALPPIQDNPHVFDYDVGPECGGMGAIVGPGSSLPFLTQEEYEESVEITRKSLDALQRETGLRYVGVLGGQFMLTTYGPTLIEYYSRFGDPEVLNALAMLNDDLLEIMEATVDGRLSSIKYSFKRSAVAISKAVAPMGYPHNRDLARGRSITIDIDRIRKLGCEVYFGSVIEEDGLYKTLGSRAVEVLAVGNTYRETYEKIENCIAHIKSPDWQLIHRRDIGSRELIERRVKEAERVRAVYKWRRSHGLGRVRIDWVPGGEITVYDYT